In Fulvia fulva chromosome 8, complete sequence, the DNA window ATAGGCCAGCAGGAAGCTCCAAGGTATCAAGTCCAGGTCTAAAGGGCTGACCAACAGACTTGGTGCAGAAATTGACGGAGATGCCACTGCGAGCCTGGCTGCCAAATAAAGCGGCGTGAAAACTGCGTTGGACTGGTTGAAAATCAATATGCCTGGAATCATGGTCCTGCAAGTGGATCATGATCAGCATGCCAGAACTACTACTTGCTGCACTCAAAAGTTCATTTACCAGCTCATGAACCTCGGTCGACTGTACGCTCTCAACCCTTCCAAGACAATCAAGATCCACGACGCTCCCCAGTTTGCCGCAAAACTGAATCCCACAACATCCGCATCTGCATGCTGCATATCCTCACAGAAGATGAGAAGGAAGACGGCCACGGCACGCAACTGAAGATCAAGCTTCGGCCAGCGTCCGTTTGTTGTTAGAGTGCGAAGCGGCTTGCCACCGGGTGTTGTGCCGTTCGTAATGCATTTCTCGAGATGTATGAGGAAACCGTTGGAGATGGCGAAAAGGTGGAGCGATCTGAGGCCGAATGCAGAGAGGGAGAGGAGGAATGTGATGGGGAGGAGGTGAGTTGGCATGGTGGTGTAGTGTAGTACTGTGCGAGAATCAGACCTCTCTCGGAGCATTCGACCTCAAGTATTGATCGAGGTTTATCCCTTTGCAAACTCGTACACAAAAGAGTCTTCTTCTACGATCAGCATCTTCCGCCTTACTATACCTGTTCGAGGTGTAAGTTCATGTCCGTCACAGTCCGTGCGACCCCCATGTGCCTGTCGTTGACGTATTATATGAGGACGCAGCTGGCAGGGGACAAGCTGACTGTGGAGAAACTTTGGGTTCAGGTGATGAGCGGGCACCTTGGGGCGCGGCCGAGGCGGCAATAATAATTCAGAGCTCTCGCGAACAAAGTTCCAGTGCTTCCCTGCCCATATGAAGAGCTGGTCAGTGGTGTCGTGGTGACTTTGGCTTGTGGGTCAACGCCGGAGGCAGCTGGGACGCAAGAGCCAAACCTCGTTGATTTCGAGTTGCTCTGGCAGTTTCGCGCTACACAGAACACACAACGTGAACACTTACCGTCTCAGAAGTTGTCTCCTCTCAAGCCTTGTTCCTGACAAGGTGCATCATACAGTCGGCTTGTTGCCCTCCAAACCATGCACGGAATGCAGAATGCTGCCACAAAAGCAGTGGCTGCGGTGCTGCTAGTTCCATCGGCATATGTGCTGTCGCTTGCTGTTGGACTGTTGTTGTTCGACTATTTAAGAGTACTTCTGTTGCGAGCAAAGCTCGTAAGTCATGCAAGCACTTGTGGCAACCGTCGATATCACGACGCACGTACTGAACTCAACGACAGCCACCAGGACCGCTACCATTGCCTTTGTTTGGAAATACCCTCTCGTTTCCTGCCGAAAAGCCATGGATTCTGTTCGAACAGATATCCAAACAGTACAAATCACCCATCATCACGTTCTGGGTCGGACGGCAGCCAACATTCTACTTGAACGACTGCTGGACGGCGCACGAGCTTCTTAATAAACGTGCTGCAAACTATGCCAGTAGACCACGCCAGGTGGTCCTTGGCGAGCTACTTGGCGGTCTCGACAACATTGCATCCATGTACTATGGCGAGCGATGGCGTCTCCATCGAAGGCTTACTCACGGAGTCGTTGGTAAGCAGAAGCTCCAATGCTATCGTGTGATCCAGGACGCCGAGAGCAAAGTCACAACGTTCCGTCTTCTCGAAGACCCTGGAGATTACGTAGCTCACTTGGAACGTTCTGCGACAAGCGTCATGTCCATCATCGGTACTGGCAAACGCGTTACCAAGCTTAACGATCCTTTGACTCTCAGAGTGATGCAAGTGACAGCAGAAGCTGGAGAGAAAGTAGTCGTCGGCAGGCACTTCCCCATGATATTGGAAACATTCCCGTGGATGGCCAGTCTCCCTCCCATCAAGAACATGTTCTGCTCAGGATCTGAAGACGCGGATATGTATTACTGCATGGCTGAAGAGGCATCCAAACGTCCCAAAGACTGCTACTTCAAGGACGTCTATCAGTCACAAGCGAAATATGGACTCTCCAAGTCCGAAGTGACCTCGCTGACTGGAAATCTTTTCGGAGCTGGGGTGGAAACATCTACATACACGATGCTTTCATTTCTACTAGCCGCTTGTTGCTTTCCAGATTCTTTGGCCAAGGCAAGAGAAGAGATCGCTTCCGTCTGTGGAGTGGCAAGAAGCCCACGAATTGAAGACACGGCAGACATGCCACACGTCCAAGCAGTCATGAAAGAAGTCTTTCGATGGAGAGCTCCCGCTGTCCTTGGAGGACAACCGCATGCGCCCCTGGAAGACGACTACATTGAGGTGAGTCGTACTGTACCGCCCAGTGACAAAGAGAAGTGCTCATCGCGTCTGAACAGGGTTTCCTCATACCTAGAGGGTCATCGGTAACAGGGAATCTTTGGGCCATTCATCGGAATGAGCGAGACTTTCCAGAGCCTGATCTCTTCTGCCCGGGGCGTCATTTTCCAGACCACGATCTCTATCGCCAAAATCCCACGCCAAAGCGGCACATGGCTTTTGGATGGGGCCGTCGTATGTGTGCCGGCGCAGATCTGGCGGAGCAAGGAGTCCTTACCCAGATCGCGCGCTTACTCTGGGCCTTCGATATCGAAGGCGACATGGATGGAACAACAGGGAAGCCATTGAAGTTGAACATATTCGATTATACGTGAGTGATTCGAACCCGTTTGAGGGTTCAGAAGCTTACAGTACACTTCCTGCAGGAGCGGATTCAACATTCGCCCAAAGCCATTCAGATGCAAGTTCACGCCACGCAGCAGAGAGATAGCGCGAACGATCACGCGAGAAAGACGAGAGGCTGAGAGTATTTTGCAAGAGTACGAGATCTAATGAGGTGCTTCATACTCCACAAGCATCTCGTTTACGTTGCAAGTTCACAACTGGATCATTCTTTGGTGCCATAACACCTAAACTTCGTGGATTGAACTCCCATTCCTTCAGGCCCATCTCGAACGTGACGTCAAACATTAAAAGCAGACTTGTTACCACGCCAGT includes these proteins:
- a CDS encoding Cytochrome P450 monooxygenase — encoded protein: MHGMQNAATKAVAAVLLVPSAYVLSLAVGLLLFDYLRVLLLRAKLPPGPLPLPLFGNTLSFPAEKPWILFEQISKQYKSPIITFWVGRQPTFYLNDCWTAHELLNKRAANYASRPRQVVLGELLGGLDNIASMYYGERWRLHRRLTHGVVGKQKLQCYRVIQDAESKVTTFRLLEDPGDYVAHLERSATSVMSIIGTGKRVTKLNDPLTLRVMQVTAEAGEKVVVGRHFPMILETFPWMASLPPIKNMFCSGSEDADMYYCMAEEASKRPKDCYFKDVYQSQAKYGLSKSEVTSLTGNLFGAGVETSTYTMLSFLLAACCFPDSLAKAREEIASVCGVARSPRIEDTADMPHVQAVMKEVFRWRAPAVLGGQPHAPLEDDYIEGFLIPRGSSVTGNLWAIHRNERDFPEPDLFCPGRHFPDHDLYRQNPTPKRHMAFGWGRRMCAGADLAEQGVLTQIARLLWAFDIEGDMDGTTGKPLKLNIFDYTSGFNIRPKPFRCKFTPRSREIARTITRERREAESILQEYEI